A window of Oligoflexus sp. contains these coding sequences:
- a CDS encoding FliA/WhiG family RNA polymerase sigma factor codes for MKGLVKRYKQDTKGVDGKLRDQLIMDYAPLIRFVAQRIAARLPSNIDIDDLISAGVIGLMDAIEKYDPSRDNKFKTYAEFRIRGAILDELRSQDWVPRSVRDKAKKIEKTYAELEQKFGRAVSDKELSKALGIELDEYYDMIAKVKAVTLLSIDELSGPNQQDRKSLLECLENVSSKNPFTQLKSKGVRELLVKHIEELPEKQKLVLSLYYYEDLNLKEIGKILEVTESRVSQLHTQAVEKLRSRLKPLLSD; via the coding sequence GTGAAGGGACTTGTCAAGCGCTATAAGCAGGATACCAAAGGCGTTGATGGCAAACTTCGGGACCAGCTGATCATGGACTACGCTCCACTGATCCGTTTTGTGGCCCAAAGAATTGCAGCACGTCTGCCATCGAATATAGATATCGACGATCTGATCAGCGCCGGCGTGATCGGTTTGATGGATGCGATCGAAAAGTATGATCCCTCCCGGGATAACAAGTTCAAAACCTACGCCGAATTCCGGATCCGCGGGGCCATCCTCGATGAGCTTCGTTCGCAGGACTGGGTTCCACGCTCGGTGCGTGACAAGGCGAAGAAGATCGAAAAAACCTATGCCGAGCTTGAGCAGAAATTCGGCCGCGCGGTGTCCGACAAGGAGCTGTCCAAGGCTCTCGGGATCGAGCTGGATGAATACTATGACATGATCGCGAAGGTGAAGGCCGTCACCCTTCTTTCGATCGACGAGCTTTCGGGCCCGAACCAGCAGGATCGCAAGAGCCTTCTGGAATGCCTGGAAAACGTAAGTTCCAAGAACCCCTTCACCCAGCTCAAGAGCAAAGGCGTTCGGGAACTCCTGGTCAAGCACATCGAAGAACTGCCTGAGAAGCAGAAGCTGGTTCTTTCGCTTTATTACTACGAGGATTTGAACCTGAAAGAGATCGGCAAGATCCTGGAGGTCACCGAGTCCCGTGTAAGCCAGCTGCATACCCAGGCGGTGGAAAAGCTTCGGTCGCGTCTGAAACCTCTTTTATCAGATTAA
- a CDS encoding DEAD/DEAH box helicase family protein, which yields MDVKTFEAFSMRDALKAVKTHFGNDAVILNTREKKIEGAKGKVYEVTAAKNSQASVMGASRGHQDSSQIKDNLVELVEYFKTLERSIKSLGEDMARRQDLFRLDAGLHELRTVVYDELAKSKGSFVEGMNPTLSRIFQRLKMMGLDEAEMTKLADFLKALPIEKTSDPEQLFQTYQAQAIRWMMKRIKVAPPWNPVMGERAVHVLVGSSGSGKTSAAAKIAHHYKTDHKQRVLLVAFDNKRIAAREQLRVTAKVLGMPYESIERPRDLLDILEKKKDWDLVVVDSAAECPRSKEDLGDLLDFRDVELPVSFHLALGMTEKEVQMDRMIRGFSHLGLSSLIFNRLDESWSYGEIFNLSLRWSLPISFFGVGRAVPEDLERASRERVVERIFGL from the coding sequence GTGGACGTCAAAACCTTTGAAGCTTTTTCGATGCGCGACGCGCTCAAGGCTGTCAAAACCCACTTTGGCAATGACGCAGTGATCCTCAATACGCGTGAGAAAAAAATCGAAGGCGCCAAAGGTAAAGTCTACGAAGTGACGGCTGCGAAAAACAGCCAGGCCTCGGTGATGGGAGCCAGCCGCGGTCATCAGGATAGCAGCCAGATCAAAGACAACCTCGTTGAGCTGGTGGAATACTTCAAGACCCTGGAACGTTCCATCAAATCGCTCGGTGAAGACATGGCTCGTCGGCAGGATCTTTTCCGACTTGATGCCGGTCTTCATGAACTCAGGACCGTCGTCTATGATGAGCTGGCAAAATCCAAGGGATCCTTTGTCGAGGGCATGAATCCGACCCTGTCCAGGATCTTCCAGCGGCTGAAGATGATGGGCCTTGATGAAGCGGAAATGACCAAACTCGCTGATTTCCTGAAGGCCCTGCCGATCGAGAAGACCAGCGATCCTGAGCAGCTGTTTCAGACCTATCAGGCCCAGGCCATACGCTGGATGATGAAGCGCATTAAGGTGGCGCCACCCTGGAACCCTGTGATGGGGGAAAGGGCCGTGCATGTCCTGGTCGGATCGTCCGGCAGCGGCAAGACGTCGGCGGCCGCGAAGATCGCCCATCATTATAAAACGGATCACAAGCAGCGTGTCCTCCTGGTGGCCTTTGACAATAAGCGCATTGCTGCCCGCGAGCAGCTGCGCGTGACGGCCAAGGTCCTGGGCATGCCCTATGAGTCGATCGAACGTCCTCGTGACCTGCTCGATATTCTGGAGAAGAAAAAGGACTGGGACCTTGTCGTGGTGGATAGCGCTGCGGAGTGCCCCCGTTCCAAGGAAGACCTTGGTGATCTCCTGGATTTCCGCGATGTGGAGCTGCCGGTCAGTTTTCATCTGGCACTCGGCATGACGGAAAAAGAAGTGCAGATGGATCGCATGATCCGCGGATTTTCCCACCTGGGCCTATCGAGTCTCATCTTCAATCGCCTGGATGAGTCGTGGAGTTATGGCGAGATCTTTAACCTGAGTCTGCGTTGGAGCCTCCCGATCAGTTTCTTTGGAGTAGGCCGCGCCGTACCCGAAGATCTGGAGCGCGCCAGTCGGGAACGTGTTGTGGAAAGAATATTTGGTTTATGA
- a CDS encoding lysylphosphatidylglycerol synthase transmembrane domain-containing protein, with the protein MKPILITVLKLSLAAALITWLVGSGKIDLSQMRRFATEYDLLAASIGYWLIAACGMGTWRWKTLLEGAGYKITWKRAIQLQITGFFFNTVMPGAVGGDIIKLAYVIRDNKEKSKTQAMMTVLLDRIVGLSGLFLIGWIFMLPSLTDLIDDPRLLPLVTMMGAISLGFVFFYAAALYHYRGRDPFLRFLSLPIPGIGLFYKLYNALRTYRYARGAIARSIILSLAIQGLSLGFFYLITTKILGDAPDFGRIASIFPVGVLTTAVPVTPGGLGVGHVAFDKLFNMIGLDHGATVFNLYIISQLLLNLLGVIPYISLRRQQPLPMGGADVDSSAVISAY; encoded by the coding sequence ATGAAACCCATACTCATCACGGTCTTAAAGCTCTCCCTGGCCGCGGCTCTCATCACCTGGCTGGTGGGTTCCGGCAAGATTGATCTGTCTCAAATGCGCCGATTTGCCACTGAATATGACCTGCTGGCCGCATCCATTGGCTACTGGCTCATAGCCGCCTGCGGGATGGGAACCTGGAGATGGAAAACTCTGCTCGAAGGCGCAGGCTACAAAATCACCTGGAAAAGAGCGATCCAGCTGCAGATCACGGGCTTTTTCTTCAATACCGTCATGCCCGGTGCCGTTGGGGGTGACATTATTAAACTTGCCTATGTGATTCGTGATAACAAGGAAAAATCCAAAACCCAGGCGATGATGACTGTTTTGCTCGATCGCATTGTGGGATTGAGCGGTCTTTTTCTGATCGGCTGGATCTTCATGCTCCCAAGCCTCACCGACCTCATTGACGATCCCAGGCTTTTGCCGCTGGTGACGATGATGGGCGCGATCAGTCTGGGCTTTGTCTTTTTTTATGCAGCGGCCCTCTATCACTACCGCGGACGCGATCCCTTTCTGCGCTTCCTTTCGCTGCCGATTCCCGGCATTGGCCTCTTCTATAAGCTTTATAATGCGCTGCGCACCTACCGCTATGCCCGCGGAGCCATAGCCCGCAGCATCATTCTTTCGCTGGCTATTCAGGGTCTCAGCCTGGGTTTTTTCTATCTCATCACCACCAAAATTCTGGGTGATGCCCCGGATTTCGGTCGCATCGCTTCGATTTTTCCCGTCGGTGTTCTGACGACGGCCGTACCGGTCACACCCGGTGGCCTGGGCGTCGGGCACGTGGCCTTCGATAAGCTTTTCAACATGATCGGCCTGGATCATGGCGCGACCGTCTTCAATCTTTATATCATTTCCCAGCTTTTGCTGAATCTTCTGGGCGTCATTCCTTATATCAGCCTGCGCCGCCAGCAGCCGCTGCCCATGGGTGGCGCGGATGTTGACAGTTCGGCTGTGATTTCCGCCTATTAG
- a CDS encoding chemotaxis response regulator CheY produces the protein MSILKPDLKILVVDDFPTMRRIVKTLLKQNGFNNFTEAEDGEQGYRALQEHGDFELIVSDWNMPNMTGLEFLKTVRADPKFKHLPFLMVTAEAEKENIIEAVKAGVSNYIVKPFTGQALKDKLEKIDQMLKKQKAK, from the coding sequence ATGTCGATTCTCAAGCCTGATCTGAAGATCCTTGTGGTGGACGATTTTCCCACGATGCGGAGAATCGTCAAGACTCTTCTGAAGCAGAACGGCTTCAATAACTTCACCGAAGCTGAAGACGGCGAGCAGGGTTACCGCGCGCTGCAGGAGCACGGTGATTTTGAATTGATCGTCTCTGACTGGAACATGCCGAACATGACTGGTCTTGAATTCCTGAAGACCGTGCGTGCCGATCCCAAGTTCAAGCACCTCCCTTTCCTGATGGTGACCGCGGAAGCGGAAAAGGAAAACATCATCGAAGCTGTCAAGGCGGGCGTGAGTAATTATATTGTGAAGCCCTTTACAGGACAGGCTTTGAAGGATAAGCTGGAAAAGATAGACCAGATGCTGAAGAAGCAAAAGGCCAAGTGA
- a CDS encoding PilZ domain-containing protein, which translates to MSQENEENPLSFNEDLVKKYPRSNRRLSLNVARYGINSEVNPEEGLTVHISPYGLQFRVTEDYEEGDLLKIHINMPDYWERKQRFVDYSRIDTPGNFKILAKVVSTEDVGKRGKKKIVLVRTVNMDEIDEQVLKAFLQEG; encoded by the coding sequence ATGAGCCAGGAGAATGAAGAAAATCCTTTGTCGTTCAATGAAGACCTTGTGAAAAAGTATCCACGCTCGAACCGCCGTCTGAGTTTGAACGTGGCCCGCTACGGAATCAATTCCGAAGTGAATCCCGAGGAAGGCCTGACGGTTCACATCAGCCCCTATGGTCTTCAGTTCCGCGTGACTGAGGACTATGAAGAGGGCGACCTCCTGAAGATTCACATCAATATGCCTGATTACTGGGAACGCAAGCAGCGTTTCGTGGATTACAGCCGCATTGATACTCCGGGCAACTTCAAGATTCTCGCCAAGGTCGTGTCGACGGAAGATGTCGGCAAGCGCGGCAAGAAGAAAATCGTTCTGGTCCGTACCGTGAATATGGACGAGATTGACGAACAGGTTCTGAAGGCCTTCCTGCAGGAAGGTTGA
- a CDS encoding tetratricopeptide repeat protein → MAIDRFMILDDSTGNTLFFEMLLKELGYSNITICPTGDDALIQADKNHVQFYIVAWELKGMPGTIFIQKARAKKKRRFVPCIIYSKRMAPDDVKLTKDLGFTNILSLPFDRQQVKDMITSIVTYESNLDPRENQLRKIEMYVWDGSPGEAYKMFTDDLFSPGPFQTRALLAATEVFMGLAKIDKAEKCVNDALRNAPDNNRAMQLKARILSRKGQHDEAITILEKLVKGSPKNISNKINLGSAYIEADRHDDARRVFKDIMDEDPGNQECKDQMATLAFKEGDFSLAEQLIAETENGNELARVFNNLAISQVAKGDFDKGIITYNNAMRMLADKARLYLLQYNLGLAYRKKGALDKSLKELAASYTSEPTFEKAYVAIARVVGELKAKGVKPEPQLIRDVKQARGLAKKSA, encoded by the coding sequence ATGGCAATTGATCGCTTTATGATTTTGGATGATAGCACCGGCAACACCCTCTTTTTCGAGATGCTGCTGAAGGAGCTCGGCTATTCCAACATCACGATCTGCCCGACCGGCGATGACGCCCTGATTCAAGCGGATAAGAATCATGTCCAGTTCTATATTGTGGCCTGGGAGCTGAAAGGCATGCCGGGCACAATATTCATCCAAAAAGCACGAGCCAAGAAAAAGCGCCGTTTCGTGCCATGCATCATCTACTCCAAACGCATGGCCCCGGATGATGTGAAGCTGACCAAAGATCTCGGCTTCACCAATATCCTATCGCTGCCCTTTGACCGTCAGCAGGTCAAGGACATGATTACGAGCATCGTCACCTACGAATCAAATCTCGATCCCCGTGAAAATCAGCTTCGCAAGATCGAAATGTACGTATGGGACGGTTCCCCAGGTGAAGCCTATAAGATGTTCACCGACGATCTTTTCAGTCCTGGTCCTTTCCAAACCCGGGCTTTGCTCGCGGCGACGGAAGTTTTCATGGGTCTTGCGAAGATTGACAAGGCTGAAAAATGCGTGAACGATGCTTTGCGCAATGCACCCGACAACAACCGGGCCATGCAGCTGAAAGCCCGTATCCTGTCCCGCAAGGGTCAGCATGATGAAGCGATCACGATCCTTGAAAAACTGGTGAAGGGTTCGCCGAAGAATATTTCGAACAAGATCAATCTCGGTAGCGCCTATATTGAGGCCGATCGTCATGATGATGCGCGCAGGGTCTTCAAGGACATCATGGATGAAGATCCCGGCAATCAGGAATGCAAAGACCAGATGGCCACGCTCGCTTTCAAGGAAGGCGACTTCTCGCTGGCGGAGCAGCTGATCGCCGAGACGGAAAATGGCAACGAACTGGCCCGTGTGTTCAATAACCTCGCCATCTCCCAGGTGGCCAAAGGGGATTTTGATAAGGGCATTATCACCTATAATAATGCCATGCGCATGCTGGCCGACAAGGCCCGCCTGTATCTTCTGCAGTACAATCTGGGACTGGCCTATCGCAAAAAAGGCGCCCTGGACAAAAGCCTGAAAGAACTCGCAGCCAGCTATACATCCGAGCCGACCTTTGAAAAGGCCTATGTCGCGATCGCCAGAGTGGTCGGGGAACTCAAGGCCAAAGGCGTGAAACCCGAGCCGCAATTGATACGGGATGTGAAGCAGGCCCGCGGACTTGCCAAAAAATCAGCTTAA
- a CDS encoding MinD/ParA family protein, which translates to MRKGSSLNLEGKPADRPWIISIASGKGGVGKTLTTVNMALAARRLGLSTMILDGDFGLANVDVVMGMRARYNLVDVLESRCELKDIILEGPLGVRIIPGGSGLAQLADLKLVQRVQLLDKIAEVSKPYQLLLIDSGAGISSNVLHLNSIADEIMVVTTPEPHALTDAYAFLKVMHENYGRKNFNIIVNQAISEGQGLKIYQRVADVARRFLEIDLHLAGTVPKDALVERSVMMQRAADEHITHTRSGQAWNEITRKTLERLTEYREPSGKRGWQDLMFPQQTLRSVNAI; encoded by the coding sequence ATGAGAAAGGGCAGTTCATTGAACCTCGAAGGAAAGCCAGCCGATCGACCCTGGATTATCAGCATTGCCAGTGGCAAAGGCGGAGTCGGTAAAACGCTCACGACAGTGAACATGGCTCTCGCGGCTCGTCGCCTCGGACTCAGCACCATGATCCTCGATGGCGACTTTGGTCTGGCCAATGTCGATGTTGTGATGGGCATGCGTGCCCGCTACAACCTCGTCGATGTTCTGGAATCCCGATGCGAACTTAAAGACATTATCCTGGAAGGCCCCCTGGGTGTCCGCATTATTCCCGGTGGTTCGGGGCTGGCTCAGCTGGCGGATTTGAAGCTCGTCCAAAGGGTGCAGCTCCTTGACAAAATCGCTGAAGTTTCCAAGCCTTATCAGTTGCTCCTGATTGATAGCGGCGCCGGAATCTCCAGTAATGTCCTGCACTTGAATTCGATCGCAGACGAGATCATGGTAGTCACCACGCCCGAGCCCCATGCTCTGACCGATGCTTATGCCTTCCTCAAAGTCATGCACGAAAACTATGGCCGCAAGAACTTTAATATAATCGTGAACCAGGCGATATCAGAGGGCCAGGGACTCAAGATTTATCAGCGTGTCGCCGATGTAGCGAGAAGATTTCTCGAAATAGATCTTCATTTGGCGGGAACTGTTCCCAAAGACGCCCTGGTTGAGCGTTCGGTCATGATGCAAAGGGCAGCAGACGAACATATTACCCACACGCGTTCAGGACAGGCATGGAATGAAATTACTCGCAAAACTCTTGAGAGACTCACGGAATATCGCGAGCCATCCGGGAAGCGCGGCTGGCAGGATCTGATGTTTCCGCAACAGACGTTGCGCAGCGTAAACGCCATCTAG
- a CDS encoding alpha/beta hydrolase, whose translation MPFMPRDSAEIYYETLGTEGPWLTLVNGHTRSSRDFRLLAGNLVKQGLRCLLFDNRGAGETKNGPDFTLADIADDLIQLWDHLGIYKTVVMGLSMGGLVSQIVTHKVPDRVQALILVSTGSAESSLAPAAFTPWGHTEESVYHKLQAYFTESFLHRNKLLVQAMAKQILQGITADHFEERADQQRRAMQGVDTKPMARNFRCPTLIIHGQDDRIIPFAAGEELQRLIPGAQMKALPDVGHLVLAEYSKNLPQDILDFLRENGLI comes from the coding sequence ATGCCCTTCATGCCGCGTGATAGCGCTGAAATCTATTATGAGACGCTCGGAACCGAAGGCCCTTGGCTGACCCTGGTCAACGGTCATACGCGCAGCAGCCGCGATTTTCGCCTGCTGGCAGGCAATCTGGTGAAGCAGGGTCTGCGTTGCCTCCTTTTCGATAACCGGGGTGCCGGGGAAACGAAAAATGGTCCCGACTTTACGCTCGCTGATATCGCCGATGACCTCATTCAGCTTTGGGATCATCTTGGCATTTATAAGACGGTGGTGATGGGTCTTTCCATGGGCGGACTTGTGAGTCAGATCGTGACGCATAAGGTGCCGGATCGTGTGCAGGCCTTGATCCTTGTCTCGACCGGAAGCGCGGAATCGTCTTTGGCACCCGCTGCGTTTACGCCCTGGGGTCATACCGAGGAAAGCGTCTATCATAAGCTTCAGGCTTATTTCACCGAGAGCTTCTTGCATCGCAATAAGCTCCTGGTGCAGGCCATGGCCAAACAGATTCTGCAGGGGATCACCGCCGATCATTTTGAAGAGCGGGCCGATCAGCAGCGAAGGGCCATGCAGGGCGTCGACACTAAACCCATGGCGCGAAATTTCCGCTGCCCCACACTGATTATTCACGGCCAGGACGATCGCATCATTCCCTTCGCCGCGGGCGAGGAATTGCAGCGCCTGATCCCGGGCGCTCAGATGAAAGCGCTGCCGGATGTCGGGCATTTGGTTTTGGCGGAATACAGCAAGAATTTGCCCCAGGATATCCTGGATTTTCTGCGGGAAAACGGCTTGATTTAA